The following coding sequences are from one Cyprinus carpio isolate SPL01 chromosome A24, ASM1834038v1, whole genome shotgun sequence window:
- the LOC122135496 gene encoding histone H2B-like → MPEPAKSTPKTGSKKAVTKTTGKGGKKRRRSRKESYAIYVYKVLKQVHPDTGISSKAMGIMNSFVNDIFERIAGESSRLDHYNKCSTITSREIQTAVRLLLPGELSKHAVSEGTKAVTKYTAQSKPRLI, encoded by the coding sequence ATGCCTGAACCAGCGAAGTCCACGCCCAAGACGGGCTCAAAGAAGGCCGTCACCAAGACCACCGgcaaaggagggaagaagcgcaGGAGATCCAGGAAGGAGAGCTACGCTATCTACGTGTACAAAGTGCTGAAGCAGGTTCATCCTGACACCGGGATCTCCTCAAAGGCGATGGGCATCATGAACTCTTTCGTCAACGACATCTTCGAGCGCATCGCCGGTGAGTCCTCTCGTCTCGATCACTACAACAAGTGCTCCACCATCACATCGAGAGAGATCCAGACTGCCGTGCGTCTGCTGCTGCCCGGGGAACTGTCCAAACATGCCGTGTCTGAGGGAACAAAGGCCGTGACCAAATACACAGCTCAAAGTAAACCTCGTCTGATCTGA